The nucleotide sequence GGAGGCCAGGTCCCCACACAAATCGATGCGCCAGCCCTGAACAGGTGCTTTGCAATGGCGAACCCAAACCCGGCATCGTCGGCCACGCCGGCCACAAACACCCGCTTGCCACGAAGGTCGATCTCCAGCATGGTGGGCCATGGAAACACGAAAGCGACCTTCCGGCCAGCGCCCGGCCGGCATCGGTCGCGAGCTTCGAGCTGGGCCGGTCGAGGTGTTCGCGCCAGTGGCCGATCCGCGCTTCGGGCACCGGAGTCATCATCGACGCCAGCTATCGGAGATCTATCGGAGCTCTCGTCGCTGCGCTCCTGCTGCGCGCGCCCAACGTGGCAGCGCTCGGTGACCCGTGGCACGTGCGATGACCAGCATGCAAAGCGCCGCGAGCACCAGCCCAAACGGAGCCCACTGCCAGGGCATCTCCTTGTCCGTCCCGTAGCCGATGTCGAGCGCGGCGATTCGTGTGGCGGCGATCGAGACGGAGTTGTTGATTACATGGGCCGTCACGGTTACCCAAACGCTGCCGCAACGCTCCACCACCCATGCGAAGAACAGGCCCAGGGGCAGAACACCGGCCGCATGCGGCAGGTCTACGTGAAACAGGGCGAAGCCGATCCCGGAAACCAGTATGGCGGTGGTCCCGCGTCGTGCCGCCTGCTGCAGGACGCCGCGAAAAAGCAGCTCCTCGCCGAGCCCGGGCATCAGGGCAAGCAGCAACCACACGCCGGCGAGGGGTAGGCTGCGCGCCAGCTCATGCAGGCGCTGGAGCGAATCGAGCTTCCAGGCGTCAGGCACCCACTGGGCTGTCCAGGTCATTAGGAGATCCGCACTCGGCACCAACGTGAGCGTGCCGACGGCTGCGGCCAGGTGCACCACGACCGGAGCGGAACGCAGGGCCAACGCATCGCGCAACCTCACGCCACGCGCGATGGGCGTCAGCAGCGCTACGGCAAGCAGCGTGGCGCTCGATGCGAACATGGCCGGACCGATCACGGCGAACGTGCCCAGAAGCTGCTCGACCGAGACGTTGGGGCCTGCACGCTCCTTGGCAACGCCCAGCGAGAGGTACAGCACGACGTAGCTCAGCAGCTGGGAGACGATCCCGGCCGCCAAGGCAGCCACTGCCGCGTGCCTCAGCTTCACGTTAAGGCCTGCCACCCGGTAGCCTGTGCGGATCGCAGAGGACCGGGCGTCGCTGGCAAGGCGCGACAACGAGGAATGCTTCGGGTAGTTCGAGGAGGAGCAATACAGCCAGCGGCGTTTGGAGCCTGCGACGCGGGCAGGCTAGCAACAGCTACCACGAGCTGTCGACCAGGGCTCGCGGCCGGAAGTCCGATCCGGGTTTCTCCCGGGCAGGCCTCGAGCGCGACCGCGCGCAGCGCGGCATCGACAAGATGGTGCCTGGAGGATGCCGGGACGAGGACGCGGCTGCTAGGGCGGGCGGATCGGGCACGCGGTTCCGAATCGATCACGCGGTTCCGAATCGATCACGCGGTTCCGAATCGATACAGCGGCCGGAGGCTGGTGACCGCTGCGGGCTAGGGAGGGCATCCAGGCGGCGCAAGAGCCCCCGCTTGCACCCAGTCCGCAATGGTATCGATCTGGTCCTGAGGCAAAGCCCCGCCAAGGGGCATGCGCACCCCACAGTCGGGGGAGGGCTGCAGCTTGTCGACCAGAAGCGAAGCGGCGGGATCACCCGGAACCAGCAAGATGCGCGTCGCACAGCTCAAGCTCGTCGACACAGCGCCGACCAGCTTGCGGTATGCCGTGCAATCGTCGCCTTCGAGGTCGAACATGCCCGACGTCATGGCCGAGCCGTGGCATTGGCTGCATCGGCTCTGCAGGATGGCGTTGACTGCTGCGAATCCCGCACCCTGACAAGACACGGGCGGAACGATCAGCGTCGGGGTGATCAGCGTGGGAGCACCGCAAGCCAGCCAGTTGCGCAGCTTGCGCTTGCCCTCCGGGGTCTCGATCGCGGGCAGCTCCTGCCTGAGGCATTGCGCCGACTGCCAGCCTCCTCGAGCCCGGGGCGTTCGCCCAGCACCCTGGGGAGGCATCAGGTCGGCTTCGACCTGGCCCCATATGGCCCTCGCCCATTCGCCCACCCGAGCCGCTCCAGCCTGTGTGCGCTGCACGTCGAGGGGGGACGCACCGGGCGGCTGGGTGCGGACGTCGAAGTCCAGGCCGGCGGGAGCTCCCAGGCGGCTTTTCCCGGCCTGGGCAGCGGAATGACAGAAATTTCCGCCGCCGCAGGACTCGTGAACCATAGCCTGCCCCTCGTGGTAGGGCATTCCCTGGGCGTCGTAGATGACCCTGACCGCGTGCGCCATGTCGCATTGGCCCAGGTCGGGCCCGCAGCCCACGCCGAGCACCGCGATGGCGAGGATCGCGAGGTTCCTGGAGAGATTGCCAAGCATGATGCTCCCGCCGCTGTCGTGACAGGGCGGGTAATCCGTGCGGCCAGCGGTGCCTACCCGGTACGCGCCCGCAGCCCGGGCGTTACGGGCGACCGCAGGGTACGTGCCTGCGAAGCAGCTTTCAATCGTGGCCGGGCCAGCGCACCAAAAAAGCGCAGCGCGCCACCAGCGCCGGGCACCCGAGCGAGCATTCCAGTCTCGACCAGTTGTTCTGGGACGGGCCGGCCCTTGGGACCCGCCACGAAACAACCTATGCAGATCGCACAGGAGCAACACAGCCAGCGCTGTTTGGAGCCTGCGAGGTAGGCAGGTTTATCTTGTGGCGGGCCCTTAGCGCCCTGGACCCGACGGCCGACCGGAGGCGCAGTGAGCGCATTCGGCTTCGATGATCTGCCGGACGAGGACCTTGCAGCCCCCGCAGCGCGCGCCGGCCCCGCACGAGCGGGCGACGTCGCGCGAGGTCATCGCTCCTCGTCGCACAGCACGGCGCACGACGCGATCGGAAACTCGCTGGCAATGGCAAACAAGCATCGGCTACAGCCTCCAACATGCAGTCTAGCAGCAAGAAATTGAAAATCAATATCGTTTCTATATAGATCGAATTTTGTGTTATCACGGAATCAGGACCGTTGTGCAGCGTGGGGCTCCCAGCCATCTTCCTTGGTGCGAAAAGGGAGCATTTTGCGTGGCAGCTGCCCTGGGCTAGGTTCTCCTGCATGTGCCGCTTCGACATGGTGAAGCGCTTCCGAGCTTGTTGCGTGGTGAAGGGCCTTGTGGTTGCGACAGCGGCTGTACAAGGTTGCTCCAGTGCCGGCGTAGGCGCTGGCAGTCGCGTCTCCAGCGGTGCGGCTGGAGCAGGCGTTGTTGGAGGCGCGGGCACGTCGGCAACCGGCGCCGCCGCAACCACCGGCAGCGGGGGCGGCAGCTCGGGCACCGGTGGATCGGGGCCGCCGGGGTTTGGCGGAGCGAGCCCAACAGGCTCGGGTGGCATGCCGGGTGGCGCCGGCGCCGCGGGCAGCGGCGGAACCTGGGGCGCCGCCGGGGTTGCAGGATCCCCCGGCAGCGCCGGGACGGGCGTTGCCGGGACCGCAGGAATCGGCGCCGGCGGTAGCGAAAAGCACGTCTTGATCGTTGGTGTGGACGGTCTCGGCTCCAATCAGATCAAAAGGGCACACACTCCCAGGATGGATGCGCTGATCGCCGATAACACTGCATTCACGTACACCGCCTTTGCGGGCGGGGTGCCGGGCACAAAGACCGAGCAAAGCACCTCCTCTTGGCCGGGCTGGGCCAGCATCCACACAGGGGTCTGGGCGGACAAGCACGGCTTGTTGAGCAACCTGCACCTCGTCGCCAACAACTTCGACCAGCACCTACCGCTTTGCCGGCGCTTACACAGCGTGCGGCCCGGCCTCTTTTGTTCTTCGATCGTGCACTGGCGGCCCATCAACGACGGGATGGTCACCGATGCCAATCATGAAGCCATCGGCGCCGACGACAACGAGGTACGCAGGCTGGTGATCGACCATCTCAACAACGCCGACCCCATCGTGCTGTTCGTGCATTTCGACGAGCTGGATGGCGCCGGGCACGCGCACGGGTCCAACAGCGATCAGTACCGCTCCAAGCTCACCGAGATCGACGCTCACATCGGTGCATTCGTAGATGCCGTCAACAATCGTCCCCGCGCCGCGGCGGAAGATTGGATGATCTTGATAGTGTCGGACCACGGACACACACCCACCGGGGGCCACGGTGGACAGTCCGACGACGAACGGATCATTCCCATGATCAACCGCAGCAGCGGTGCCATCAAGGGAGAGGTAGCCGAGGGTCCC is from Pseudomonadota bacterium and encodes:
- a CDS encoding CPBP family intramembrane metalloprotease, which codes for MKLRHAAVAALAAGIVSQLLSYVVLYLSLGVAKERAGPNVSVEQLLGTFAVIGPAMFASSATLLAVALLTPIARGVRLRDALALRSAPVVVHLAAAVGTLTLVPSADLLMTWTAQWVPDAWKLDSLQRLHELARSLPLAGVWLLLALMPGLGEELLFRGVLQQAARRGTTAILVSGIGFALFHVDLPHAAGVLPLGLFFAWVVERCGSVWVTVTAHVINNSVSIAATRIAALDIGYGTDKEMPWQWAPFGLVLAALCMLVIARATGHRALPRWARAAGAQRRELR
- a CDS encoding (2Fe-2S)-binding protein, coding for MLVCHCQRVSDRVVRRAVRRGAMTSRDVARSCGAGARCGGCKVLVRQIIEAECAHCASGRPSGPGR
- a CDS encoding alkaline phosphatase family protein, with translation MCRFDMVKRFRACCVVKGLVVATAAVQGCSSAGVGAGSRVSSGAAGAGVVGGAGTSATGAAATTGSGGGSSGTGGSGPPGFGGASPTGSGGMPGGAGAAGSGGTWGAAGVAGSPGSAGTGVAGTAGIGAGGSEKHVLIVGVDGLGSNQIKRAHTPRMDALIADNTAFTYTAFAGGVPGTKTEQSTSSWPGWASIHTGVWADKHGLLSNLHLVANNFDQHLPLCRRLHSVRPGLFCSSIVHWRPINDGMVTDANHEAIGADDNEVRRLVIDHLNNADPIVLFVHFDELDGAGHAHGSNSDQYRSKLTEIDAHIGAFVDAVNNRPRAAAEDWMILIVSDHGHTPTGGHGGQSDDERIIPMINRSSGAIKGEVAEGPGHVAVPATVFAHLGLTPDPGWGWEAPAFGM